One Nocardia sp. BMG111209 DNA segment encodes these proteins:
- a CDS encoding cytochrome P450 codes for MQLRYSPYDFDVHNDPYPYYARLREQAPVFRNDTDDFWALSRHADVRAALRDSSTFSSRNGLRLEPAFWGPQAEQFFSFVAMDPPKHTRMRGLVTRAFTAHRVQALEPRLHEMARALLAPLVEAGSFDLMTDFAGPFPTDVISELVGVPEADRGMIRTLGMEIMYSDEESTDLRPEAVQAIGALIGYYSELTAERHKQRRDDLLSALLDAADGDDRLTPEEIVGVLILLVGAGIETAMLTLGNAWNAAAQHPDQRRAAFGGRIEDWIGESMRFDPASQTQLRTTTEEVRLHGVTIPAGQRVMLISGSANRDPEVFENPDTFDLDRDTSASLSFGSGRHHCLGANLGLLELRVALREIVDVVADYEVDTAGSKRIHSSNNRGFASLPTRVTTR; via the coding sequence ATGCAATTGCGTTACAGTCCCTACGACTTCGACGTACACAACGACCCGTACCCCTATTACGCTCGGCTGCGCGAGCAGGCGCCCGTTTTCCGCAACGACACCGACGACTTCTGGGCCTTGTCCCGGCACGCGGATGTGCGTGCGGCACTGCGGGATTCGAGTACCTTCTCGAGCCGGAACGGGCTGCGGCTGGAACCGGCGTTCTGGGGTCCGCAGGCCGAGCAGTTCTTCTCCTTCGTCGCCATGGACCCGCCGAAGCACACGCGCATGCGCGGACTCGTGACGCGGGCCTTCACCGCGCACCGGGTGCAGGCGCTGGAACCCCGGCTGCACGAGATGGCCCGCGCACTGCTGGCGCCGCTGGTCGAGGCCGGAAGCTTCGACCTGATGACCGATTTCGCGGGCCCGTTCCCGACCGATGTCATCTCGGAGCTGGTCGGCGTTCCCGAGGCCGACCGCGGCATGATCCGCACGCTCGGCATGGAGATCATGTATTCCGACGAGGAATCCACCGATCTGCGGCCCGAGGCGGTGCAGGCGATCGGCGCCCTCATCGGCTACTACAGCGAGCTGACCGCCGAACGTCACAAGCAGCGCCGCGACGATCTGCTGTCCGCACTGCTGGACGCGGCCGACGGCGACGACCGGCTCACTCCCGAGGAGATCGTCGGGGTACTGATCCTGCTGGTCGGCGCGGGTATCGAGACGGCGATGCTGACCCTCGGCAACGCCTGGAACGCGGCGGCGCAGCATCCGGATCAGCGCCGCGCCGCGTTCGGCGGGCGGATCGAGGACTGGATCGGCGAATCCATGCGCTTCGATCCCGCCTCGCAGACCCAGCTCCGCACCACCACCGAGGAGGTCCGGTTGCACGGGGTGACGATCCCCGCCGGGCAGCGGGTGATGCTGATCTCCGGTTCCGCGAACCGGGATCCGGAGGTCTTCGAGAACCCGGACACCTTCGACCTGGACCGCGACACCAGCGCATCCCTGTCCTTCGGCAGCGGCCGCCATCACTGCCTCGGCGCGAACCTCGGACTGCTGGAACTGCGGGTGGCTCTGCGCGAGATCGTCGATGTGGTCGCCGATTACGAGGTCGACACCGCCGGCTCGAAGCGGATCCATTCCTCGAACAACCGCGGCTTCGCCTCCCTCCCCACCCGGGTCACCACCCGCTGA
- a CDS encoding SAM-dependent methyltransferase codes for MESEQPPPGIDISVPHPARRYDYWLGGKDNFEADRESARAVAEGYPPVQCAAVANRAFLRRVVAYLARDAGVRQYLDIGAGLPTVGNVHEIAQAIAPESRVVYVDNDPIVAIHAKTLLHSSSPGRTAYLQADLRDPAAILADPEVTSVLDLSRPVALMLVAVLHFITDDQHPYDLVRQLVDALAPGSYLVVSHATNDHLSVEDLAESDAANQRSGIPFRLRSTAEFGRFFEGLEMQPPGIGSILSWRPDTWSAHPRPEAVSMLGAVARKP; via the coding sequence GTGGAATCCGAGCAGCCACCACCGGGTATCGACATCTCCGTGCCGCATCCGGCCCGGCGGTACGACTATTGGCTGGGTGGGAAGGACAATTTCGAGGCCGACCGGGAATCGGCGCGGGCGGTGGCCGAGGGGTACCCGCCGGTGCAGTGCGCCGCGGTGGCGAATCGGGCGTTCCTGCGGCGGGTCGTGGCCTATCTGGCCCGGGACGCGGGTGTCCGGCAGTACCTCGACATCGGCGCCGGGCTGCCCACGGTGGGCAATGTGCACGAGATCGCGCAGGCGATCGCGCCGGAATCGCGGGTCGTGTACGTCGACAACGATCCGATCGTGGCGATTCACGCGAAGACGCTGTTGCACAGCAGTTCTCCCGGCCGTACCGCCTATCTGCAGGCCGACCTCCGGGATCCGGCGGCGATCCTCGCCGATCCGGAGGTGACGTCGGTGCTGGATCTGAGCCGGCCGGTGGCGCTGATGCTCGTGGCGGTTCTGCATTTCATCACCGACGATCAGCATCCCTACGATCTGGTGCGGCAGTTGGTCGACGCGCTGGCGCCGGGCAGTTATCTCGTTGTGTCACATGCCACCAACGATCATCTGAGCGTGGAGGATCTGGCCGAGAGCGATGCGGCCAACCAGCGCAGCGGGATTCCGTTCCGGCTCCGATCCACCGCCGAATTCGGCCGGTTCTTCGAAGGATTGGAAATGCAGCCACCCGGAATCGGGTCGATCCTGTCGTGGCGGCCGGACACCTGGAGCGCGCATCCGCGGCCGGAGGCCGTGTCCATGCTGGGTGCGGTCGCGCGTAAACCCTGA
- a CDS encoding PASTA domain-containing protein, with protein MRILTTVLASAAVALTAGCGPATVADSTPAPAPAAVAPSVNALVAAPSVPLAITVAAAPVQLTIPDVIGKNGAIASDELKKLGFKHVSYASGTPGVRMVILASNWTVKSIEPGIGTPADPDDTVVLTMVKING; from the coding sequence ATGCGCATCCTCACCACCGTCCTCGCTTCCGCCGCCGTGGCCCTCACCGCCGGATGCGGACCGGCCACCGTCGCCGACTCCACACCGGCCCCCGCGCCCGCCGCAGTCGCACCCAGCGTCAACGCGCTGGTCGCAGCACCGTCGGTCCCGCTAGCCATCACCGTCGCCGCCGCACCCGTTCAGCTCACCATCCCCGACGTGATCGGCAAGAACGGCGCCATCGCTTCCGACGAACTGAAGAAGCTCGGCTTCAAGCACGTCAGTTACGCATCCGGAACACCCGGCGTGAGAATGGTGATTCTGGCATCGAACTGGACCGTGAAGTCCATCGAGCCCGGCATCGGCACCCCTGCGGATCCGGACGACACCGTCGTGCTGACCATGGTGAAGATCAACGGTTGA
- a CDS encoding TetR/AcrR family transcriptional regulator, whose amino-acid sequence MAPPVRTSRQAWIDAALATLSESGADAIRVELLAAELGVTRGGFYRQFTGRQMLLDAVLDAWERRGIDEVRERVEQEGGDAATKVRRAGRLTFSKDLLRIDLAVREWARRDPAVAARLVRVDNRRMDYLRNLIGTISDDPQDVEARSLLLFSLVIADHLIAADHPTGTRAQVIENATRLILD is encoded by the coding sequence ATGGCGCCACCGGTGCGAACCTCTCGCCAAGCCTGGATCGACGCAGCTCTGGCGACCCTGTCCGAGTCCGGCGCCGACGCCATCCGCGTCGAACTTCTCGCCGCCGAACTCGGCGTGACCAGAGGCGGGTTCTATCGCCAATTCACCGGCCGCCAGATGCTGCTGGACGCCGTCCTGGACGCCTGGGAACGCCGCGGTATCGACGAGGTCCGCGAGCGCGTCGAGCAGGAGGGCGGCGACGCCGCGACCAAGGTCCGCCGAGCCGGCCGCCTGACCTTCTCGAAGGACCTGCTACGCATCGACCTCGCCGTAAGAGAATGGGCCCGCCGCGACCCGGCCGTAGCCGCCCGCCTGGTACGAGTGGACAACCGCCGAATGGACTACCTACGCAACCTCATCGGCACGATCAGCGACGACCCCCAAGATGTCGAAGCCCGCAGCCTACTCCTCTTCTCCCTGGTCATCGCCGACCACCTGATCGCCGCCGACCACCCGACCGGCACCCGAGCCCAGGTCATCGAAAACGCCACCCGCCTGATCCTGGACTGA
- a CDS encoding MarR family winged helix-turn-helix transcriptional regulator, translating into MDRTSAMDAGTTDSRYLAATLSLLDRHRRLQEQNSPLGTADLRLLWLFNDRIPRTLRAIADELGLERSTVNRQVNAALATGLLRRYREDGANAHLIDATPTGMEQFEQAVHAMLHCYDVALAELDDTERERLLALFDRFVHAYGQTVRLPATPETEPRPI; encoded by the coding sequence ATGGACAGAACTTCCGCAATGGACGCCGGGACGACAGACAGCAGATACCTGGCGGCAACTCTGTCCCTCCTGGATCGCCACCGCAGACTCCAGGAGCAGAACTCCCCCCTCGGCACCGCCGACCTGCGCCTGTTGTGGCTGTTCAACGACCGGATACCGCGCACACTGCGCGCCATCGCCGACGAACTCGGCCTGGAACGCTCGACGGTCAACCGGCAGGTCAACGCGGCCCTGGCAACGGGCCTGCTGCGCCGCTACCGGGAGGACGGCGCAAACGCCCACCTGATCGATGCCACACCCACCGGCATGGAACAATTCGAACAGGCCGTCCACGCCATGCTGCACTGCTACGACGTCGCACTCGCCGAATTGGACGACACCGAACGCGAGCGCCTCCTGGCGCTGTTCGACCGTTTCGTCCACGCCTACGGCCAAACGGTCCGCCTCCCCGCAACTCCGGAAACCGAACCCCGGCCGATCTGA
- a CDS encoding MFS transporter has product MQKTSTEGGSTTGGVNPWLIVTVLGFSGLCAALMQSLVIPIQSELPHLLGTSASNASWVLTATLLGGAVAMPVAGRLADMFGKRPVLVASAALLLVGSLVCAMSSSLVPMLVGRVLQGISLGYIPVAISFVREVVPARLVNSATASISATLGVGGALGLPLAAWIAQDHNWHALFWVSSVLAAVVTVLSLVALPHVRDGHSAHLDVVGAVGLAVGLVAVLVGVSKGNDWGWTSGRTLGLVVGGVVVLLAWAAFELRHSDPLVDLRTTAVRPVLMTNIAALLIGFGMMAQSIVVPQLLEMPARTGYGLGQSVLAAGLWFAPAGLMMMLFAPVSSFLLTRFGGRIALALGAAVLALGYVCGAVLLDAPWQLMLATCIASAGVGIGYAAMPTIILENVPGREAASSVGVNSLMRSVGTTIAGAVMSVVLTSKTTVFAPGLPEIPTLDAFRLCFIVGAVAAAVGAVVALLVPGRVRRAEVAVDVEAVPEPAVR; this is encoded by the coding sequence GTGCAGAAGACATCTACGGAGGGCGGTAGCACGACGGGCGGGGTGAATCCCTGGCTGATCGTGACGGTTCTCGGCTTTTCCGGGTTGTGTGCGGCGCTGATGCAGTCGTTGGTCATCCCGATCCAGAGTGAGCTGCCGCATTTGCTGGGCACGTCGGCGAGCAATGCCTCGTGGGTGCTGACCGCGACCCTGCTCGGCGGTGCGGTGGCGATGCCGGTGGCCGGGCGGCTGGCCGATATGTTCGGCAAGCGGCCGGTGCTGGTCGCGTCCGCGGCCCTGCTGCTGGTCGGCTCGCTGGTGTGCGCGATGTCCAGCTCGCTGGTGCCGATGCTCGTCGGCCGTGTGCTGCAAGGTATTTCGCTGGGATACATCCCGGTGGCGATCAGTTTCGTGCGTGAGGTCGTGCCGGCGCGGCTGGTCAATTCCGCGACCGCCTCGATCAGTGCGACGCTGGGTGTCGGTGGTGCGCTGGGACTGCCGCTGGCGGCGTGGATCGCGCAGGATCACAACTGGCATGCGCTGTTCTGGGTTTCGTCGGTGCTCGCGGCGGTGGTGACGGTGCTGTCGCTGGTGGCGTTGCCGCATGTGCGCGACGGACATTCGGCGCATCTGGATGTGGTCGGTGCGGTCGGCCTGGCCGTCGGATTGGTGGCGGTGCTGGTCGGGGTGTCGAAGGGTAACGACTGGGGCTGGACCTCGGGGCGCACCCTCGGACTGGTCGTCGGTGGTGTGGTGGTGCTGCTGGCTTGGGCCGCTTTCGAATTGCGGCACAGTGATCCGCTGGTCGACCTGCGGACGACCGCGGTCCGGCCGGTGCTGATGACGAATATCGCGGCGCTGTTGATCGGGTTCGGCATGATGGCGCAGTCGATCGTCGTGCCGCAGTTGCTGGAGATGCCCGCGCGAACCGGGTACGGGCTCGGGCAGAGTGTGCTCGCGGCCGGATTGTGGTTCGCCCCTGCGGGTTTGATGATGATGCTGTTCGCGCCGGTGTCGAGCTTCCTGCTGACCCGGTTCGGCGGCCGGATCGCACTCGCACTCGGTGCCGCGGTGCTGGCGCTCGGATACGTCTGTGGCGCAGTGCTGTTGGACGCACCGTGGCAGCTGATGCTCGCTACCTGCATTGCATCGGCCGGTGTCGGGATCGGATACGCGGCGATGCCGACGATCATCCTGGAGAACGTGCCGGGACGCGAAGCCGCGTCGAGCGTCGGTGTCAACTCGCTGATGCGCTCGGTCGGCACCACCATCGCCGGTGCGGTGATGAGCGTCGTACTCACCAGCAAGACAACCGTTTTCGCGCCGGGGCTGCCGGAGATCCCGACGCTGGACGCGTTCCGGTTGTGCTTCATCGTCGGTGCTGTCGCTGCTGCCGTCGGTGCGGTCGTGGCGCTGCTGGTGCCCGGCCGTGTACGCCGCGCCGAGGTGGCGGTCGATGTCGAGGCGGTGCCGGAGCCGGCCGTTCGATGA
- a CDS encoding MerR family transcriptional regulator, producing the protein MTGLRSGELAAAAGVNPQTLRYYERRGLLAEPDRSPGGHRMYPERAVTILRVIKAAQRLGFTLDEVADLLAGTRYGHRQRPDTGLHVRATAKLAEVDAALAELTAVRDTLRAALAAGCDDLIECSENPCCPVPFDSRRASALP; encoded by the coding sequence GTGACGGGGTTGCGTAGCGGGGAGCTGGCGGCCGCGGCGGGGGTGAATCCGCAGACGCTGCGCTATTACGAGCGCCGCGGCCTGCTGGCCGAACCCGACCGATCCCCGGGCGGGCACCGCATGTATCCGGAGCGAGCGGTCACGATTCTGCGGGTGATCAAGGCCGCCCAGCGTCTCGGGTTCACCCTCGACGAGGTCGCCGACCTGCTGGCGGGTACCCGCTACGGGCATCGGCAGCGTCCCGACACCGGGTTGCACGTCCGTGCCACCGCGAAACTCGCCGAGGTCGACGCCGCGCTCGCGGAACTGACCGCGGTGCGTGACACCCTGCGCGCGGCGTTGGCCGCCGGATGTGACGATCTGATCGAATGCAGCGAAAACCCGTGCTGCCCGGTCCCGTTCGACTCCCGTCGAGCATCGGCACTCCCGTAG
- a CDS encoding SigB/SigF/SigG family RNA polymerase sigma factor, whose amino-acid sequence MTGALDTPQTTTANTSRRGHDSYDGIEPRLVELAALDPADRRWARLREEIITRCLPLAEHIARRYSGRGEQYDDLLQVARCGLLEAVGRFDPARGTTFVSFAVPTIMGEVRRHFRDRTWAVRVPRRLKELRVHLHAAGPVLMQQLGRMPTVTELADHLGLDRDEVVQAMIASNGYDTDALDPGTDSDDERFSSPMRRLAAVEPCYGLIEDAMTVRPLLAGLSDRDRDILTWRYFEGETQSQIAARLGVSQMQISRHLTRILTTVRILATADAPLLETA is encoded by the coding sequence ATGACCGGCGCACTCGACACCCCGCAGACCACCACCGCGAACACGTCCCGGCGTGGCCACGACTCCTACGACGGGATCGAGCCCCGGCTCGTGGAATTGGCCGCCCTGGACCCCGCCGACCGGCGCTGGGCCCGATTGCGGGAGGAGATCATCACCCGCTGCCTGCCCCTGGCCGAGCACATCGCCCGCCGGTACTCCGGCCGCGGGGAGCAGTACGACGACCTGTTGCAGGTCGCTCGCTGCGGGCTGCTCGAGGCGGTGGGCCGGTTCGATCCCGCGCGCGGGACGACGTTCGTGTCGTTCGCGGTGCCGACGATCATGGGTGAGGTGCGACGGCACTTCCGCGACCGTACCTGGGCCGTGCGGGTGCCCCGGCGGTTGAAGGAACTGCGCGTGCACCTGCACGCGGCCGGCCCGGTGCTGATGCAACAGCTGGGCCGGATGCCGACCGTGACGGAACTGGCCGATCACCTCGGTCTGGACCGGGACGAGGTCGTGCAGGCGATGATCGCGTCGAACGGCTACGACACCGACGCCCTGGATCCCGGTACCGACAGCGACGACGAGCGCTTCTCGTCCCCGATGCGGCGGCTGGCGGCCGTGGAACCCTGCTACGGCCTGATCGAGGACGCCATGACGGTCCGGCCGCTGCTGGCCGGGTTGTCCGACCGTGACCGCGACATCCTGACCTGGCGATACTTCGAGGGCGAAACCCAGTCCCAGATCGCGGCCCGCCTCGGCGTCTCGCAGATGCAGATCTCCCGCCACCTGACCCGCATCCTCACCACAGTGCGCATCCTGGCCACCGCCGACGCGCCACTACTCGAAACAGCCTGA
- a CDS encoding TetR/AcrR family transcriptional regulator C-terminal domain-containing protein: MTTGPSNPKAKSLRYGELDRDIIVAAAVRVAEAGGIRSVTVRALAKELGLSTTAMYHHVDDKAQLLNLVAEATLATVELPCTGTWQERVRVFARSARRAMLGIDGIAEVLQTHPAKGAAQQVDSLMQQLVVDAGVPPTRRESARILLMIFVMGSVTFEQAVEGLPHPLTVTPDTRFEQGLDVLIAGLETLSRRNPEPPS; the protein is encoded by the coding sequence ATGACGACGGGCCCCTCGAATCCGAAGGCGAAGTCGCTGCGCTACGGCGAACTCGACCGCGACATCATCGTCGCCGCCGCGGTCCGGGTCGCCGAAGCCGGCGGCATCCGCAGCGTCACCGTACGAGCCCTGGCCAAGGAACTGGGCCTGTCGACCACCGCCATGTACCACCACGTCGACGACAAGGCACAACTGCTGAACCTGGTAGCCGAGGCCACCTTGGCCACCGTCGAATTACCCTGCACCGGAACGTGGCAGGAGCGGGTCCGCGTATTCGCCCGCAGCGCGCGCCGGGCGATGCTCGGAATCGACGGTATCGCCGAGGTTCTGCAGACCCACCCCGCGAAAGGCGCCGCACAGCAAGTCGATTCGCTGATGCAGCAACTCGTCGTCGACGCCGGAGTACCACCCACCCGGCGGGAATCGGCCCGAATCCTCCTGATGATCTTCGTCATGGGCTCGGTGACCTTCGAACAAGCCGTCGAGGGACTACCCCACCCACTCACCGTGACACCGGACACCCGCTTCGAACAGGGCCTCGACGTACTGATCGCCGGACTGGAGACACTGTCCCGGCGGAATCCGGAACCACCGTCGTAA
- a CDS encoding maleylpyruvate isomerase family mycothiol-dependent enzyme codes for MTTPQAAGSSRSTVDYLASIETDGKALAAIATRHDLELPVPTCPGWTLGDVVAHVAGANRWMTTCVSAGLTAQERILPPGPADRGELLRWSDESLEELLSALEATPPDHPVWTPIRGPFPSVWWRRKAALEVAIHRTDAENAAGADRTVIDARLALDGIDEYAEEFLPLMLHAVPQPPPVTSVLLSPTDIDDTRVLSLIPAGDHRDPGAPTVELVASASDLLLWIWNRVPDGTLTSNGDDTIVTWWRSLAI; via the coding sequence ATGACCACACCCCAGGCCGCAGGATCGTCGAGAAGTACTGTCGACTACCTCGCGTCGATCGAGACCGACGGTAAAGCGCTGGCGGCCATCGCAACCCGCCATGATCTCGAGCTGCCCGTTCCCACCTGCCCCGGCTGGACCCTGGGTGACGTGGTCGCCCATGTCGCCGGTGCGAATCGGTGGATGACCACGTGCGTATCGGCCGGACTCACTGCGCAGGAACGCATCCTGCCACCCGGGCCCGCCGACCGCGGCGAACTACTGCGCTGGTCGGACGAATCGCTCGAGGAGCTACTGTCCGCGCTGGAGGCGACACCGCCCGATCATCCGGTCTGGACACCGATCCGGGGCCCGTTCCCCAGTGTCTGGTGGCGGCGCAAGGCGGCCTTGGAGGTGGCGATCCACCGCACGGACGCGGAGAACGCCGCCGGTGCGGACCGCACCGTCATCGATGCGCGGCTCGCCCTGGACGGGATCGACGAATACGCCGAGGAATTCCTGCCCCTGATGTTGCACGCCGTCCCCCAGCCCCCACCGGTGACGTCGGTCCTGTTGTCCCCCACCGATATCGATGACACACGGGTCCTGTCGCTCATCCCGGCCGGGGACCACCGCGATCCCGGCGCTCCCACCGTCGAACTGGTGGCATCGGCCTCCGACCTGCTGTTGTGGATATGGAACCGAGTCCCCGACGGGACCCTGACATCCAACGGCGACGACACCATCGTCACCTGGTGGAGGAGCCTGGCGATATGA
- a CDS encoding metal-dependent hydrolase has product MSDLVIRKIPWTFDTAVPFRWQPANPLMGIFGNVFTFFAVPFEQYIIGALRDAEHLITDPAVAAECRAFVRQEAQHSSAHRKHLNSLIKQYPGLEETRREVTDRFDGLLATRGIEFHVSYIADIEATFTPLFKVFLDHRDSIFGGGDPRVASLILWHFVEEIEHRSSGLAICAHLTSSRWTRTRFAPATAGHVLGVIETITRGFDRHVPEADRGMSAYRAMRSDVVLSELRARLRPRFRGPRRNPLPARIFHDVSTRELAGMIGRLIASQAPYHNPADQPLPEWAAVWMRAYERGADMTTFFGR; this is encoded by the coding sequence ATGAGCGACTTGGTGATTCGCAAAATTCCGTGGACCTTCGACACGGCGGTGCCGTTTCGATGGCAGCCCGCCAATCCGCTGATGGGGATCTTCGGAAACGTGTTCACGTTCTTCGCCGTCCCGTTCGAGCAGTACATCATCGGTGCGCTGCGCGATGCGGAGCATTTGATCACCGACCCCGCCGTCGCCGCGGAATGCCGCGCCTTCGTACGGCAGGAGGCCCAGCACTCGTCGGCGCATCGTAAGCACCTGAACAGCTTGATTAAGCAGTACCCGGGGCTCGAGGAGACTCGGCGGGAGGTCACCGACCGCTTCGACGGCCTGCTGGCGACCCGGGGCATCGAGTTCCACGTCTCCTACATCGCCGACATCGAGGCGACGTTCACCCCCTTGTTCAAAGTCTTTCTCGATCACCGTGATTCGATCTTCGGCGGGGGAGATCCGCGCGTCGCGTCGCTCATCCTGTGGCACTTCGTCGAGGAGATCGAGCATCGCAGTTCCGGGCTGGCGATTTGCGCGCACCTGACATCCAGCCGGTGGACCCGAACCCGGTTCGCTCCGGCGACGGCCGGGCATGTGCTCGGGGTGATCGAGACGATCACTCGCGGTTTCGACCGGCATGTGCCCGAGGCCGACCGTGGGATGTCTGCGTACCGGGCGATGCGGTCGGATGTGGTCCTGAGTGAGCTGCGGGCCCGGCTACGGCCCCGATTCCGCGGTCCTCGGCGAAATCCGCTGCCGGCGCGCATCTTTCACGATGTCTCTACCCGGGAACTCGCCGGGATGATCGGCCGGCTGATCGCCTCGCAGGCCCCGTATCACAATCCGGCCGACCAGCCGCTGCCGGAGTGGGCGGCCGTGTGGATGCGCGCCTACGAGCGCGGCGCCGACATGACCACGTTCTTCGGAAGGTAG
- a CDS encoding TetR/AcrR family transcriptional regulator, whose protein sequence is MRTHGWSGATPASDDEAVERILNAARRRMDQSGKDFNISDVARDLGVTRQTVYRYFAGTDALLIATAVAEIGPFLDSLAAHLASIHEPAEAVVEGIAHTLECLPDEKYVSLLLTPGRAGAFSAGVTSDVALSFGRALVERFDVDWRSVGITDDNLDEMVEFMLRIFQSLVIDPGRPPRSGAELRGFLRRWVAPAIGSTHDAASPSGGTTPACRIS, encoded by the coding sequence ATGCGCACACACGGATGGTCGGGTGCGACGCCCGCCAGCGATGACGAAGCTGTCGAACGGATCCTGAATGCCGCCCGGCGTCGAATGGATCAGTCCGGTAAGGACTTCAACATCTCCGATGTGGCGCGCGATCTCGGGGTCACCCGCCAAACCGTGTATCGCTATTTCGCCGGCACCGACGCGTTGCTGATCGCGACCGCGGTCGCCGAAATCGGCCCTTTCCTGGACAGTCTCGCCGCTCATCTGGCCTCGATTCACGAACCGGCCGAAGCGGTCGTCGAAGGCATCGCCCATACGCTCGAGTGCCTGCCTGACGAGAAGTACGTGAGTCTGCTGCTCACTCCCGGCCGTGCCGGCGCATTCTCGGCGGGGGTCACCTCCGATGTGGCGTTGTCGTTCGGACGTGCCCTCGTGGAGCGGTTCGATGTCGACTGGCGCAGCGTCGGAATCACCGACGACAACCTCGACGAGATGGTCGAGTTCATGCTCAGGATCTTCCAGTCCCTGGTCATCGACCCCGGCCGCCCGCCGCGCAGCGGTGCCGAATTGCGGGGGTTCCTCCGGCGCTGGGTCGCACCGGCGATCGGATCCACCCACGATGCCGCCTCGCCGTCCGGCGGCACCACGCCGGCCTGCCGCATTTCCTGA
- a CDS encoding CaiB/BaiF CoA-transferase family protein, protein MTAVMQGVRIVEVAEHTFVPAASALLADWGADVIKIEHVERGDAMRGLASSGIAVVPDDVHVLFEHSNRGKRSLGLDLTSEAGRDILYRLVAAADVFLTNKLPRVRTKLGIDVEDLRVHNPRLIYVRGTGQGERGPEADRGAYDSLAFWARAGVAAGVMRPEYGHVPVPPAPGFGDSIGGMTIAGGIASALFHRERTGEATTVDVSLMSTAIWSMGQAMALSLQLDVPWTPPPVGTRSNPLTGHYRTADGRWLSFTCLQAGRYWGSICAAVERPELAADPRFADHAALMAHSAEAIEILTATFAARPLDDWRDRLSAFTGQWTIVQHTLEAAADPQTIANGYVQECATATGVPFRLAAAPVQFDEKPAIPRRAPEFNEHGDEVLAELGLDPEAVLDLKIRGVVT, encoded by the coding sequence GTGACTGCGGTGATGCAGGGTGTCAGGATCGTCGAGGTCGCCGAGCACACCTTCGTGCCGGCCGCGTCCGCGCTGCTGGCCGACTGGGGTGCGGACGTGATCAAGATCGAGCACGTGGAGCGTGGCGACGCGATGCGGGGGCTGGCGTCCTCCGGTATCGCGGTCGTTCCGGACGACGTGCACGTGCTGTTCGAACACTCCAACCGCGGTAAGCGCAGCCTCGGCCTGGATCTGACCTCCGAGGCCGGGCGCGACATCCTGTATCGGCTGGTCGCCGCGGCGGATGTGTTCCTGACCAACAAGCTGCCCCGGGTGCGGACCAAGCTCGGTATCGACGTCGAGGATCTGCGGGTGCACAACCCGCGGCTGATCTACGTCCGCGGAACCGGGCAGGGGGAGCGCGGCCCGGAGGCGGATCGCGGCGCCTACGATTCGCTGGCGTTCTGGGCTCGGGCGGGTGTCGCGGCGGGGGTCATGCGGCCGGAGTACGGGCACGTACCCGTTCCGCCGGCGCCGGGATTCGGCGATTCGATCGGCGGCATGACGATCGCCGGCGGGATCGCCAGCGCGCTGTTCCACCGGGAACGCACCGGCGAGGCCACCACGGTGGATGTCTCGCTGATGAGCACCGCGATCTGGTCGATGGGGCAGGCGATGGCGCTGTCGCTGCAATTGGACGTGCCGTGGACCCCGCCGCCGGTGGGCACCCGGTCCAATCCGCTGACCGGCCACTACCGCACCGCGGACGGACGGTGGCTGTCGTTCACCTGCCTGCAGGCCGGCCGCTACTGGGGCTCGATCTGCGCTGCCGTCGAGCGGCCCGAACTGGCGGCGGATCCGCGCTTCGCCGATCACGCCGCGCTGATGGCGCACAGCGCGGAGGCGATCGAGATCCTCACCGCGACGTTCGCCGCGCGGCCGTTGGACGATTGGCGGGATCGGTTGTCCGCCTTCACCGGTCAGTGGACGATCGTGCAGCACACACTGGAGGCCGCGGCCGATCCGCAGACGATCGCCAACGGGTACGTCCAGGAGTGCGCGACCGCCACCGGAGTTCCGTTCCGGCTGGCCGCGGCCCCGGTGCAGTTCGACGAAAAGCCCGCGATACCCCGGCGCGCACCGGAATTCAACGAGCACGGTGACGAGGTGCTCGCCGAACTCGGTCTCGATCCGGAGGCGGTGCTGGATCTGAAGATTCGCGGCGTCGTCACGTAG